The sequence below is a genomic window from Lepus europaeus isolate LE1 chromosome 20, mLepTim1.pri, whole genome shotgun sequence.
aagaggaagaaacagagagatatcttccattcactggttggcttcccaaatggctgcaatgcttggaactgggccaggccaaagccaggattgaggagcttctttcagatctcccatacaGGCAgaagggtccaagcacatgggcccacctccactgctttcccaggtgcattagtagggggctggactggaagttgagCAGACACCgctgaaactggcactcatgtggaatgccagtgttgcaggcagcagctttactcactgtgccacagtgatgcCTTTTCCCCGATCTTTTCATCCCGAACACTTTCACTTATTCCATGACTCCCAACCTCCAGTAATCAACATTTTTGTGTTaagattcagattttttttatttgaaattatctagtcacaggaacaaaagaaaaataatgaataaaagtaaataaaactagaGGGATGTATGGGATACCGTAAGAGATATGCCCTATGCCTTATATTCCATATGCCTTATGGAAATTacacaataaaaataaggaaatggagTAGGGCAGAGAGCCAtttttaagaaacaatgactCCTATTTGGAGCTTCCTAAATTTCAAGAAGTAAGTCCATATACATATTATGAAAGTTCAGTTAACTCcattaaaataaatccaaaggactaccactaagccaaatgataatcaaaatatccatgttgcagaaaaaaaaagagaatcctgAAAGCAGCAAAGGAGAAGTGACTTATCACATACAATGAAGCTCCTAAAACACTACAGACTTTTCAGATTATCTCTAGGGTACCTTAAAAATTCTCatgccaggggctggagctgtggcataggggtgccagttcaagtcctggctgctccacttctgttccagctccctgctaatgcacctgggaaagaaacggaggatgccccaggtgcgtaggcccctgccactcatgggggtgacctagaagaagctcctgaccctggcttaggcctggcccaaccctggccattgcagacatttggggagtgagcaagtggatgaaagatctccctctctctctctaccccacagtcgtgtatgtgtgtgtaactctgccttccaaataaatttcacTTCAGTCTTCACAGAAGTTGAAAAAATCAGAATCTCTGGTGGCAGGACCCAGGCCTTAGATTAGGTGAACAACCCTGGTGGTTCACTAAAAATGGAGCAGTGATAGGGGTCCACACTGAAAACCAGCACAAATAAGTTAGATAGGTTCAAAATGTGATGAAACATACAGAAGAATTATGGAAAAGACGTAAACTTGAAAAATCCAGAAAGGGTTGTTCATTTGTCCAGGATTCCTGGATCATCAATAATAAACCACAGAGAGTTCTGCAGAGCTAAAGTAGGGTTCAGAcatgcaatggttaagatgtaTAAAAACTCTGTAATACTCTCCATTAAAAATGGCAAAAGAAGCAATATGCAGACACAAAATTTAGAGAGACGAGAGCCTCATACATCATGTAGTTAGAGGTGAGATTTGTACTTCTAGATGCTTAGTTTTGCTTCCTTTTTCAACCTGCAGTCCAAACGCATGGCAGAAGGACAGAAATTAGGCTGTGTTGCTGAGGAGCTTCTGTATGGCTCTCTTCAAGTCCCtgttcctcaggctgtagatAAAGGGGTTGAGCATGGGGGTGACCAGAGTGTACACCACTGAAGCCCAGGCACCCTGCCCCGGAGAAAGTGAGAAAGTTGAACTGAGATAGACCCCAAGACCTGTTCCATAAAACAAGCAAACGACTGACACGTGAGAGCCACAGGTAGAGAAGGCTTTGTACTTCCCATCTGCTGAGGGGATTCTCAGAATGGAGGACACAACTTTATAGTAAGAGAGGAGGATCCCTGTGATAGGGAGAAAACCATAGATGATGCCCACAAGATATGTGAATACATCATTGGTGAAGGAGTCAGAGGAAGTGAGACTGAGAAGCTGAGTAGGCtcacagaagaaattagaaatttccACTTTCTTGAAGCAGGAATTCCTTAAGACCATCAAGTTCTGCAGCAGGGAATACAAAAGGCTGCCCCCAAAGGACACCAAAACTAAGAAGCCACAGCGGCCAGGATTCATGATGGCCTGGTAATGCAGGGGGTGACAAATGGCAACAAACCGGTCATAGGCCATCACGGTCAGAAGCAAAGCATCCATGCATCCACAGATAATAGAGAGAGACATCTGTGTCAGGCAGCCCACATAGGAGATGGCTGTGCTGTGAGTGTGGATGTCCACAATCATCTTGGGAACCGTGGTGGAGGTGAAACCCACGTCAGCCAAGGACAGGTTgcagaggaagaagtacatgggggtgTGCAGGTGGGAGTCTGAGGCGACAGCCAGGATGATGAGTAGGTTCCCGAGCACTGTGACCAGGTACATGGACAGGAACAGCCCAAAGAGGAAGGGCTGCAGTTCTGTCATCTCTGAGAAGCCCATGAGATGGAATTCTGCGACACATGTGATATTTTGTGTTTCAGTATAACCTGggaatctttgaaaagaaaatagcatTAGTATAGGAAAAAATGGCTCATGGCCCTTGCATATATTTTCAATTCAACCCATTATGGGTATAGCACATGAGTAACTCTAAGGTTCTTAgaataaattgaattaaaaatttgGGGGGACAATACAATTTTGAAGTTCTTAATCTTTTGAGGTGTGTTTTACATGTTTTTCAAGACCACCACCTCTGTTTCACACTTGGAGACCATACAACGTCTGCCATCTTCCTCCACAGTGACAGACTCAGTCTTCCTGGAGCTCCCTCTGATTGGTTTCTGTGTTCCTCTTCTCCATCTATGCACACCTGCTTTAGAGACACTCACCTGAACTGAGAACTGTCTGTGATCACAACCAAATGCAACCAAATCTTCTAACAGAAAAGAACAGGAAGTTCGTTTTCCCCATATAGGACAACATCATTCTAATTCAAGGAAATGAAGAGCAATCAAATATATCTTATTTTGTTCTCAGGCCATGATAGAAGCCCATTtgactgaaaatatttataaatactctATAAAGTTAGGACTGTATTATCTAGACCCTAAATTGCACTTGCTTTTTCATGATTGGAAACTATTGTTGTGTGTAGGGTTTCATCATTCTTAGGTTTTCTGGTTTCTCTCtgttatctctttttctctgagaGGCTGACACACAGGGagactcccccagatgcctgtgctgtgtgtggcagaccaatgcagaggctgggagctgaaactcaatccaggtctcccacatgggtagcaggggcccagctgcttgTGCTGTCACCTCTTCCTCTcacagtctgcactggcaggaagccgagtcacagcccagagccaggaatcaaacccaggtaccccagGTGGGAGGAGGACATCTTAATCATGCCTGTTTGTCTCTTTAAAGTCATCAAGTACATCCATCCTCATCATTAGTGGATGGCAGACGTTCATAAGTATGCTTTAATTAAATGCACATGACCGTATGAAACCACTGACCACAAATGTTATATTAGTGTACTCTTACCTGTCCAATATTTAGACATAATGAACTATTTAGAAatacctgaatttttaaaattttattcatgtttttatcTATCCCCTTTGCTCTCATGCTTTCATCTACCCTGTATAATCTGCTATGGAAGAGCTGTATCTTCTTTaaatattgtttccatttttcctctcttttctatAGAGACCTGGTAAGACTGCTTTATACTTTTATGATCATAAATCCCCTTTTTTACAGTTGAGATATTTGGTATCAGGGAAGGCCAAGACCATTGGAGTCCCAAACTTCCTGTacataattcaaatattttcatgttataCCTTCTTGATTCATTGGTTGCAGTTTTCTATTCTGGCTGCCTAAAGGCGACTCCACTTTATTAATAGTTCATACTGTGATGAATCAAGAAAAGAATTGTAAAAGAATTCCAGAAAAGAATGTAAATGCACTTGagcagtttcctcatctgtaaatgtgGAACAATAATTGTTCACGTTATAAGTCTGTGGGAAAGAAGCTTCTGTAAGTATTTTACTACATTCTTattcacttttcattttatttgaatccgggctgcctccagggtgcacatgagcaggaattggatcagaattggagtggtCGAGACCTGAACCAGGTCCTGTGACACAGGATGCAAGCTTCCCCACCTGAGGCTTCATTCACTGCAGCAAAATACAAGCTCCTTGTGCCAGTACTGATTTAGGGATCCttaaatagttttctttaaaacttaCCTGTGAAGTGTTTGGGGCTCATTGGAGTAGTGTGCTATACCTACTGCTCCTGAAATATACTAGTGTGAATTGATGTTCCgttttattttctctgtgaaGTACATTGGTCTCCTTCAAACACTTTGATCCTCACTTGAGAAGTCAACATTTACTCTGTCTACCTGTTATTATGACCATGTTTCCAAAATTTCTGTGCTTCTCTCCATACCACACATAGGAATATTTCTAAAAGATGTGTGTGTGAAATTGTTTGAGTTGCAAAACTTGATGATATTTCAATCTTAGTAATAATCAGCTGCATCTGCTGTTCCAATACAATATCAATCATTATTAACTATTCCCCCTTAAGATAGAccatcaggctggcgccgtggcttaacaggctaatcctccgccttgcagagccggcacaccgggttctagtcccagtcggggtgccggattctatcccggttgcccctcttccaggccagctctctgctatggcccgggaagacagtggaggatggcccaagtccttgggccctgcacctgcatgggagaccaggagaagcacctggctcctggtttcggatcagcgagatgcgccagccacagcggctattggagggtgaaccaatggcaaaaaggaagacctttctctctgtctctctctctcactatccactctgcctgtccaaaaaaaaaaaaaagaccatcaaATATTTCCCTGTGTATGTTTGGTAGTAATCCTTCCATGAAAACTCACTAAGAAATTTCATCTTGTGAGGGGAATAATAATTTCACTTGATTCAAATGGAGAATACATGGCCCTGGGAAGTGAGTGGAAAAATCAGCGTTTTAGTCCTGTGTCAGTCACCTACAACACTCAATAATGTGTATAAATCTCTCCACCTCTTTGTAATTGTGTTGTCCACTAGACATAGGAAGAATACACCCATATCTGTGACAGGTTAGCACCGAGGGGAATTTAGAACTAAAACACATCACTGTTGTGCTTCTTCTAAATACAGATTCTGTCTTTACAGAAATAGCAGCTTTGTTGATGGATGCCATCCTCAAAGGTCAGCTGAGGCTGCAATGATGACAACTCTAACAGGCGTCTCTCCTTGGGCAAAaatgtctccctcctcccttctcctctgcgTTTTCCTTTTATTGTAACTCAGACCATCTCCACCTTAATTTTTCAATATTCATAAACAATGGTTATGCTATAGATTCTATTAACTGAAATTGCATGTGTCCTTCACAGAGACAAAAACACATAGTATCCTGAGgttctatttctattttacatTCCTGAAAGGGGTGAAGGTAATGACAAGAAAACACCAAGTGTATTGAAGCCACACAATTACACCCAATTATTATGAGCCAGGCAAGGCTTTCCTATATGTGTTGCAGAGATTTCTTTATGCCTCCTCTGGACCAAGCAACAAATGGGATCTGAGGAATCAAAAATGAAAGATTGCCATTCTTCCCAAAATGCAAAACTCATATATACATTTGTGAGGATATACTTACACTGTAAAATGTTTTGtcagaatgaaaattaaattttgagttcattttaatGCACAAATAGTTTTGGATATAAAAATTTTTGGTAAtatttggaaaatgtgtattatgaaaaacttgtgcatggatttaaaaaacaggTTTGGGCCAAAatgaattcaaatattttattccatttctccatgaatgttttgaagttctCAAGCAAGGACAAGAGCAAAAAATCCTGATGCAGAAATAAGAAGGCACAATATCAAGCAGGTGAGTGATATGATTATCAACCTTAAAATAGTAAgaacaatatataaaatttttctccCTTTTGATTCATCTATTGCATATAGATCACATAGGAAGCTTCCGTTATAAGTTAATTCATTGCTCAATGAAGTATCAACTCAGATGACAATGCCCCATGTCAGAGATCCTGAAAACATCCTCTACAACACAGGAATAATCAGCAGATTGGACAGTATTCAAAACTGCATGGTCTCTGGATCTGATGACTAAAGGTCTCCACTGTCTCCCAGTCATCAGAATGTGTTAAGCAGAGTTCCAGAGGTTAAAACATTAGGTACCTCTGAGATGCATTGTTAATCTCTTTCAGTTTCTACAGTAGAAATAAAACCTCACACCTCATCTTAATGTCTCTTTTTGAGATTAAGTAGGATGATTGTAAGAGTAGAGGAAGTTGAAAGCGAAGTGAAATCACTCGAGAGAAATCTTCCCTGAATGACCCTGTGCCTGCTCCGCCTGTGATCTTTGCCTTTGAATTCAGTTACATCTCAGGCTGCTGCCTCCAACAGTCTACAAAGAAACCCCAAAGAAAGAGTAAAATTAACAAGCGGTCTCTTCTTTGAAGGGACAGAAAAGTGAAAAGACTGCTTGAGTCATCAGAGGGGAATATGGGTTACATTCCTTATCTGAAATCAGCCCACCTGATTCAGCATTGGTTCCTCCTTCTTCCCTGACAACCCTTGATTCAAGTCAAACAAAAGTGCTGAGTTCCTCTCCTCTTCTATAGAATAAAAGTGTGTGCAGCATAACTTGGGAGATTATGTAATGACATGAAACAAGTGACTCAGGATGTAGAGTTCAGACACTGGCAGTTATaaagttttcaataaaatttcaaGATGCTTTGGTTACTGGTGCACTTCCAATCACCTTCATGATCTTGTTTGGGTGTTCAGGGATAGTTTATACAGACTCATGTGCTACCAACATGaaagagatcccagtgggaagaataactCATTTCAAGAAAAACTCTGAATGAGAGCCTTGAACCCCTCTGAGAACCAAGAACACAAACCTCACAAATTTCTGAGCTGAAATTTTGCCTGATTCCTTCCCATCTGTCTATCACAGCAGTCATTTTCATCCTGGTGATGAGAAAGCAATGTTCCTGACATGCCCAGATCCTGTTACTTCTCCCTCAGCACTTACTGAGCTATGCTGCGTCTCGGCTGAAGCATGATAAGTGCTGATGGctcctctgctcctcttctgcctgCAGTACAATCGAGCCTCACATTCTTCACTAAGGACTGGAAAAGAGACAGACTCAGGCCATGTCCTCTGCATACAGGTGCTCACAATGGTATGGATCATTGTATGGAGCTACTAGAATTCCACTGGCAAAATCAAGGTCTAAAGGTGCTGGAAGACCTTGGGGAAAGGTGCTGGAAGAAACTTGGAAGACCCTAGGGGTTCAACGCACAGAGCTCCTCATTAGCCAGTGGGTCCATGTTATCCCAGTCTCTGAGGACTTGCTGATATTAATGGAAGTTGATTAGGGAAAAGTAAGTGTACCGGGAGACTTGACACAAAGAAGCTCACCTGTTTTCCTTTGCTTCCAAGTTGCAAGATCTTTACATAAATTTCAGAATTATGTCTCTCAATTCCACAAAACAATGTGTAATTTTTATATCTGTCAATGCTCTGGATTAATCATAAAATCTAGGGAAAATTAGATTTTCTATGCAAAGAATATGATTTCCTGTTTCTCAGCACTAGTCTCTCAagtctgcttctgatttcacttGCTAAGCATCGCTTAGGTTGCTGTGTCATCACTTGGTACCTTAGCTTTTTACTAACGTGAATGAGTATTTTTTTGAAGTTATGTTCTTATGGAATTACAATGAAGTATTACAAAActattattttttacatatttaatatacattatatttcaacTTAGGAGCAGCAAATaaagaggatacttcaaaaagctatagaaaagtggaaaaaataatcgataatatacattttccatgaaatttaaaaGACCCCCTTGTAAACATGTCTTCAGTTGTCCTTGTAGTGGGGCACATAGCTGTGGACTTGTGCTGACTCTGTAGAGTACCAGGGTGGAAGGAAAGCAGAATTTCTTCTGGTGGTTCTTGAATTCCCCCATGAACCAAGATAATAAAATTCATGCCTTTGGGCTGACACTTCTCACTTTGGGCCTGGTAAATCTACTTATCCCAACTACCGTGTTGGTCCTGCATGTGAGGAAATAATTCAACCAACAGTCCCTCTTGTATCCACTGTGTCCCACAGAACCCACTGGGCTGAACTTCTTTGCTGTGGAGTATTACAGGAGAGTGAGGGTCCATTATCCTTTGATGCCTCATGAGCAGTAAGAGTGGAGGTTGTCTTCGACAACCAGTCATAGGGATCCCCATCTTAATGACTCtagaggaggagacacagggaCAATTTACTGTACTagtgccagcatttttttttcattttttttttatttgaatgacagaaacaTACAAAGACAGATAGTGcatcattgattcactcctcatatgCCCACAGAGCCAATGCTgcatcaggatgaagtcaggagctggaattcaaccaggatctcccatgtaggtggtagggaccaaattactgaaccatcatctgccatCTATCAGGGTGCACACTAACAcagctcaaatccaggcactcaaatatggagcACATGCATCCCCAGTGACATTTTTATTGCTGTGCAGAATGTCTGTCCCCAGAACCAGCATCTGAAAGTCTGAAGGCACAGGCTGATATTTCTTCTTGTTAGTTGAGCACTTTAGGCATAAACAGTACTCTTGATGTTGATCTGTAAGCAGCACAAGAATGCACATATATCCCTCCTCTTCTCAGAATATTATAAAATCCATAAAACTATCACACTGTCCACCAAATTTCCCACTCAGAGAACTGTCAGATGCGCAGATTCATCTCTGTATTGTGTGT
It includes:
- the LOC133750039 gene encoding olfactory receptor 7E178-like — encoded protein: MSPKHFTEDLVAFGCDHRQFSVQGHEPFFPILMLFSFQRFPGYTETQNITCVAEFHLMGFSEMTELQPFLFGLFLSMYLVTVLGNLLIILAVASDSHLHTPMYFFLCNLSLADVGFTSTTVPKMIVDIHTHSTAISYVGCLTQMSLSIICGCMDALLLTVMAYDRFVAICHPLHYQAIMNPGRCGFLVLVSFGGSLLYSLLQNLMVLRNSCFKKVEISNFFCEPTQLLSLTSSDSFTNDVFTYLVGIIYGFLPITGILLSYYKVVSSILRIPSADGKYKAFSTCGSHVSVVCLFYGTGLGVYLSSTFSLSPGQGAWASVVYTLVTPMLNPFIYSLRNRDLKRAIQKLLSNTA